One segment of Carya illinoinensis cultivar Pawnee chromosome 1, C.illinoinensisPawnee_v1, whole genome shotgun sequence DNA contains the following:
- the LOC122277044 gene encoding cryptochrome-1-like isoform X2, translating into MGGIKTVVWFRRDLRIEDNPALAAAARDGSVFPVYIWCPKEEGQFYPGRVSRWWLKQSLAHLERSLKSLGAELMLIKTDSTLASLFECIKAVGATKVVFNHLYDPVSLVRDHNIKEKLVELGISVQSYNGDLLYEPWEVFDESGQAFTTFEAYWNKCLHLQIEPVSLLPPWKLVPATGTVNKCSIGELGLEDESEKSSNALLGRAWFPGWSNADKALTEFVEQHLLEYSKNRLRVEGNSTSLLSPYLHHGELSVRKVFQFVRMKQVLWTKEGNSVGEESVTLFLKAIGLREYSRYLCFNFPFTHERSLLSNLKFFPWHADQAHFKAWRQGRTGYPLVDAGMRELWATGWIHNQVRVIVSSFAVKVLLLPWKWGMKYFWDTLLDADIESDILGWQFISGSLPDGHELERLDSPEIQGSKFDPEGEYVRHWLPELTRMPTEWIHHPWDAPCSVLKASGVDLGLNYPKPIVGLDLARERLSEAIFKMWEIEAAARVSNTNGANEVVVDNSDGTENLAISTIALKINAPCPTVSSNDQRVPTIQNSKKHPLNRKRSKYVVEEKLLPDFSHKLNNGAGTPRIDEDVCSTAESSSVKKQSTSRNSFSVPQSCFSSEGKSFPEYKSSALKRPRQEQIDMEQSPSGDGGIGG; encoded by the exons ATGGGTGGCATCAAGACTGTCGTTTGGTTTAGGAGGGACCTCAGAATAGAGGATAATCCCGCCTTAGCTGCAGCTGCTAGGGATGGTTCTGTTTTTCCTGTCTATATATGGTGCCCTAAAGAGGAAGGACAATTTTATCCCGGCCGAGTTTCAAGGTGGTGGCTGAAGCAATCTCTTGCCCACTTGGAACGGTCCCTGAAGTCCCTTGGGGCTGAGCTTATGCTGATCAAAACTGACAGTACTCTTGCCAGTCTTTTCGAGTGCATCAAAGCAGTTGGGGCAACAAAAGTAGTATTCAACCATCTTTATG ATCCTGTATCACTTGTTCGAGATCACAACATTAAAGAAAAACTGGTGGAGCTTGGAATTTCTGTGCAAAGCTATAATGGAGACTTGTTGTATGAGCCATGGGAGGTATTCGATGAAAGTGGTCAAGCTTTTACAACCTTTGAGGCATATTGGAATAAATGTTTGCACTTGCAAATAGAACCTGTTTCACTTCTTCCTCCATGGAAATTAGTTCCAGCTACAG GAACCGTTAATAAGTGTTCAATCGGGGAATTGGGCCTTGAGGATGAATCAGAAAAATCTAGCAATGCCTTGTTAGGAAGAGCATGGTTTCCAGGTTGGAGCAATGCTGATAAGGCACTAACTGAATTTGTGGAGCAGCATCTGCTTGAATATTCTAAGAATAGACTAAGGGTTGAGGGGAACTCCACATCACTTTTGTCCCCATATCTTCATCATGGAGAACTAAGTGTGCGGAAAGTTTTCCAATTTGTGAGAATGAAACAGGTACTATGGACAAAAGAAGGGAACTCTGTGGGGGAAGAGAGTGTGACTCTTTTCCTCAAGGCAATCGGGCTTAGAGAATACTCCCGTTATCTTTGTTTCAACTTCCCCTTCACTCATGAGAGGTCATTACTGAGCAACTTGAAATTTTTCCCTTGGCATGCTGACCAAGCCCATTTTAAGGCTTGGAGGCAGGGTCGAACTGGCTACCCATTAGTTGATGCAGGTATGAGAGAACTTTGGGCAACTGGATGGATACATAATCAAGTAAGAGTGATTGTTTCAAGTTTTGCAGTGAAAGTTCTACTTCTTCCATGGAAATGGGGGATGAAGTATTTCTGGGACACACTTCTGGATGCAGATATAGAAAGTGATATCCTTGGTTGGCAGTTTATATCTGGGAGCTTACCGGATGGCCATGAACTTGAGCGACTGGACAGCCCAGAG ATTCAAGGCTCAAAATTCGATCCAGAGGGTGAATATGTGAGGCATTGGCTGCCTGAGCTAACACGGATGCCGACTGAGTGGATTCATCATCCTTGGGATGCACCGTGTTCTGTACTGAAAGCTTCAGGGGTGGACTTGGGATTAAACTATCCAAAACCAATAGTTGGGTTGGATTTGGCTAGAGAACGTTTGTCTGAAGCTATATTCAAGATGTGGGAAATAGAAGCAGCTGCTAGGGTCTCAAACACAAATGGTGCAAATGAAGTTGTTGTTGATAACTCTGATGGCACTGAAAATTTAGCCATTTCAACGATTGCCTTGAAGATAAATGCTCCTTGTCCTACTGTTTCATCAAATGATCAGCGGGTGCCAACGATTCAAAATTCCAAGAAGCACCCACTAAATAGGAAGAGATCAAAATATGTGGTAGAGGAAAAGCTACTCCCAGATTTTTCGCACAAGCTTAACAATGGAGCTGGGACCCCAAGAATAGATGAAGATGTATGCTCTACGGCTGAATCTTCATCAGTTAAGAAGCAAAGTACCAGCAGAAATTCTTTTTCCGTTCCTCAGTCGTGTTTTTCATCAGAAGGCAAGTCTTTTCCAGAGTACAAATCTTCTGCCTTGAAGCGGCCACGGCAAGAGCAGATTGACATGGAGCAGAGTCCGAGCGGAGATG GAGGTATTGGAGGTTAA
- the LOC122277044 gene encoding cryptochrome-1-like isoform X1: MGGIKTVVWFRRDLRIEDNPALAAAARDGSVFPVYIWCPKEEGQFYPGRVSRWWLKQSLAHLERSLKSLGAELMLIKTDSTLASLFECIKAVGATKVVFNHLYDPVSLVRDHNIKEKLVELGISVQSYNGDLLYEPWEVFDESGQAFTTFEAYWNKCLHLQIEPVSLLPPWKLVPATGTVNKCSIGELGLEDESEKSSNALLGRAWFPGWSNADKALTEFVEQHLLEYSKNRLRVEGNSTSLLSPYLHHGELSVRKVFQFVRMKQVLWTKEGNSVGEESVTLFLKAIGLREYSRYLCFNFPFTHERSLLSNLKFFPWHADQAHFKAWRQGRTGYPLVDAGMRELWATGWIHNQVRVIVSSFAVKVLLLPWKWGMKYFWDTLLDADIESDILGWQFISGSLPDGHELERLDSPEIQGSKFDPEGEYVRHWLPELTRMPTEWIHHPWDAPCSVLKASGVDLGLNYPKPIVGLDLARERLSEAIFKMWEIEAAARVSNTNGANEVVVDNSDGTENLAISTIALKINAPCPTVSSNDQRVPTIQNSKKHPLNRKRSKYVVEEKLLPDFSHKLNNGAGTPRIDEDVCSTAESSSVKKQSTSRNSFSVPQSCFSSEGKSFPEYKSSALKRPRQEQIDMEQSPSGDEVACSDTRFGHGLLSSF, from the exons ATGGGTGGCATCAAGACTGTCGTTTGGTTTAGGAGGGACCTCAGAATAGAGGATAATCCCGCCTTAGCTGCAGCTGCTAGGGATGGTTCTGTTTTTCCTGTCTATATATGGTGCCCTAAAGAGGAAGGACAATTTTATCCCGGCCGAGTTTCAAGGTGGTGGCTGAAGCAATCTCTTGCCCACTTGGAACGGTCCCTGAAGTCCCTTGGGGCTGAGCTTATGCTGATCAAAACTGACAGTACTCTTGCCAGTCTTTTCGAGTGCATCAAAGCAGTTGGGGCAACAAAAGTAGTATTCAACCATCTTTATG ATCCTGTATCACTTGTTCGAGATCACAACATTAAAGAAAAACTGGTGGAGCTTGGAATTTCTGTGCAAAGCTATAATGGAGACTTGTTGTATGAGCCATGGGAGGTATTCGATGAAAGTGGTCAAGCTTTTACAACCTTTGAGGCATATTGGAATAAATGTTTGCACTTGCAAATAGAACCTGTTTCACTTCTTCCTCCATGGAAATTAGTTCCAGCTACAG GAACCGTTAATAAGTGTTCAATCGGGGAATTGGGCCTTGAGGATGAATCAGAAAAATCTAGCAATGCCTTGTTAGGAAGAGCATGGTTTCCAGGTTGGAGCAATGCTGATAAGGCACTAACTGAATTTGTGGAGCAGCATCTGCTTGAATATTCTAAGAATAGACTAAGGGTTGAGGGGAACTCCACATCACTTTTGTCCCCATATCTTCATCATGGAGAACTAAGTGTGCGGAAAGTTTTCCAATTTGTGAGAATGAAACAGGTACTATGGACAAAAGAAGGGAACTCTGTGGGGGAAGAGAGTGTGACTCTTTTCCTCAAGGCAATCGGGCTTAGAGAATACTCCCGTTATCTTTGTTTCAACTTCCCCTTCACTCATGAGAGGTCATTACTGAGCAACTTGAAATTTTTCCCTTGGCATGCTGACCAAGCCCATTTTAAGGCTTGGAGGCAGGGTCGAACTGGCTACCCATTAGTTGATGCAGGTATGAGAGAACTTTGGGCAACTGGATGGATACATAATCAAGTAAGAGTGATTGTTTCAAGTTTTGCAGTGAAAGTTCTACTTCTTCCATGGAAATGGGGGATGAAGTATTTCTGGGACACACTTCTGGATGCAGATATAGAAAGTGATATCCTTGGTTGGCAGTTTATATCTGGGAGCTTACCGGATGGCCATGAACTTGAGCGACTGGACAGCCCAGAG ATTCAAGGCTCAAAATTCGATCCAGAGGGTGAATATGTGAGGCATTGGCTGCCTGAGCTAACACGGATGCCGACTGAGTGGATTCATCATCCTTGGGATGCACCGTGTTCTGTACTGAAAGCTTCAGGGGTGGACTTGGGATTAAACTATCCAAAACCAATAGTTGGGTTGGATTTGGCTAGAGAACGTTTGTCTGAAGCTATATTCAAGATGTGGGAAATAGAAGCAGCTGCTAGGGTCTCAAACACAAATGGTGCAAATGAAGTTGTTGTTGATAACTCTGATGGCACTGAAAATTTAGCCATTTCAACGATTGCCTTGAAGATAAATGCTCCTTGTCCTACTGTTTCATCAAATGATCAGCGGGTGCCAACGATTCAAAATTCCAAGAAGCACCCACTAAATAGGAAGAGATCAAAATATGTGGTAGAGGAAAAGCTACTCCCAGATTTTTCGCACAAGCTTAACAATGGAGCTGGGACCCCAAGAATAGATGAAGATGTATGCTCTACGGCTGAATCTTCATCAGTTAAGAAGCAAAGTACCAGCAGAAATTCTTTTTCCGTTCCTCAGTCGTGTTTTTCATCAGAAGGCAAGTCTTTTCCAGAGTACAAATCTTCTGCCTTGAAGCGGCCACGGCAAGAGCAGATTGACATGGAGCAGAGTCCGAGCGGAGATG AAGTGGCCTGCTCAGATACGAGATTCGGACATGGATTACTGTCATCTTTCTAA
- the LOC122277074 gene encoding phosphoenolpyruvate carboxylase kinase 1-like, whose translation MTEALNLAYQLCEEIGRGRFGVVFRCLSPETGISYAVKSVDKRLTLGDSLDAQCLLIEPKILHLLSAHPHIINLHGLFEDEMHLHMVLDLCSSDDLHQRIVTRRAMPEPEAANVMSQLLQAVAHCHRLGVAHRDIKPDNILFDEWNRLKLADFGSAEIFKDGELMSGVVGTPYYVAPEVLAGRDYCEKVDVWSAGVVLYIMLAGFPPFYGDSAVEIFEAVLRANLRFPARFFQSVSPAAKDLLRRMLCKDVSRRFSAEQVLRHPWITGGGGGGT comes from the exons ATGACCGAAGCTCTAAACCTAGCCTACCAGCTGTGCGAAGAGATCGGCCGGGGACGATTCGGCGTCGTTTTCCGCTGCCTCTCGCCTGAAACCGGCATCTCCTACGCCGTCAAGTCCGTCGACAAGCGGCTCACCCTGGGCGATTCGCTGGACGCCCAGTGCCTTCTCATCGAGCCCAAGATCCTTCACCTCCTATCCGCACATCCTCACATCATTAACCTCCACGGCCTCTTCGAGGATGAGATGCACCTTCACATGGTCCTCGATCTATGCTCTTCCGACGACCTCCACCAGCGGATCGTGACTCGCCGTGCCATGCCCGAACCCGAGGCCGCCAACGTCATGTCCCAGCTCCTACAGGCCGTGGCCCACTGCCACCGACTTGGCGTGGCCCACCGCGACATCAAACCCGATAATATCCTCTTTGACGAGTGGAACCGCCTCAAACTCGCCGATTTCGGATCGGCCGAGATATTCAAGGACGGCGAGCTCATGAGCGGCGTCGTCGGCACGCCGTACTACGTGGCGCCAGAGGTCTTGGCCGGGAGGGACTACTGTGAGAAGGTAGACGTGTGGAGCGCCGGTGTCGTTTTGTATATAATGCTCGCGGGGTTCCCGCCGTTTTATGGTGATTCCGCGGTGGAGATCTTCGAGGCGGTGCTGAGGGCCAATCTTAGATTTCCGGCTAGATTTTTCCAGTCGGTGTCCCCGGCGGCAAAAGATTTGCTCAGAAGGATGCTCTGCAAGGACGTGTCCAGAAGATTCTCGGCGGAGCAAGTTCTGA GGCACCCATGGATAACCGGCGGCGGTGGAGGAGGTACCTGA
- the LOC122277081 gene encoding low affinity inorganic phosphate transporter 1-like: MAKDLQVLNALDVAKTQWYHFTAIVIAGMGFFTDAYDLFCISLVTKLLGRLYYYKEGSQNPGSLPSNVSAAVNGVALCGTLAGQLFFGWLGDKMGRKRVYGMTLMLMVICSIACGLSFGKNPNSVMATLCFFRFWLGFGIGGDYPLSATIMSEYANKKTRGAFIAAVFAMQGFGILAGGMVAIIVSAAFKAKYPASAYHVDPVGSTPPEADYVWRIIVMFGAIPAALTYYWRMKMPETARYTALVARNAKQAAADMSKVLQVELEADQEKIEDRGRENDFGLFSMQFVRRHGLHLVGTTTTWFLLDIAFYSQNLFQKDIFSAIGWIPKAKEMSALDEVFRIARAQTLIALCSTVPGYWFTVAFIDKIGRFAIQLMGFFFMTVFMFALAIPYHHWTLKANRIGFVVMYSLTFFFANFGPNATTFVVPAEIFPARLRSTCHGISAAAGKAGAIVGAFGFQYAEKGVGVRNTLIILGVVNFLGIVFTFLVPESKGRSLEEMSGEAEEEHGAATDPRKLAGQDLRT; encoded by the coding sequence ATGGCTAAGGACCTGCAAGTGCTTAATGCTCTTGATGTTGCCAAAACACAATGGTACCAtttcacagcaattgtgatcgCTGGCATGGGCTTTTTCACTGATGCATATGATCTCTTTTGCATCTCTCTTGTGACCAAACTGTTGGGCCGCTTGTACTACTACAAGGAAGGCTCTCAAAATCCTGGCTCTCTGCCTTCAAATGTCTCGGCTGCTGTTAATGGTGTTGCCCTTTGTGGAACCCTTGCAGGCCAGCTCTTCTTTGGCTGGCTCGGTGATAAAATGGGCCGCAAACGTGTCTATGGCATGACCCTGATGCTTATGGTCATTTGCTCAATTGCCTGTGGCCTTTCCTTCGGGAAAAATCCCAATTCTGTTATGGCTACATTATGCTTCTTCAGGTTCTGGCTCGGCTTTGGCATTGGAGGTGACTACCCGCTTTCTGCCACTATCATGTCTGAGTATGCTAACAAAAAGACCCGTGGAGCCTTCATCGCTGCAGTGTTTGCAATGCAAGGTTTTGGAATTCTGGCCGGTGGGATGGTTGCTATTATAGTTTCAGCAGCTTTCAAGGCCAAATACCCTGCCTCAGCTTATCATGTTGATCCAGTTGGTTCCACTCCTCCAGAAGCTGATTATGTTTGGCGAATAATTGTAATGTTCGGTGCAATCCCAGCTGCTCTTACTTATTACTGGCGCATGAAAATGCCTGAAACTGCTCGATACACTGCCTTGGTTGCAAGGAATGCCAAACAGGCAGCTGCTGATATGTCCAAAGTTTTGCAGGTTGAGTTGGAAGCAGATCAGGAGAAAATTGAGGACAGAGGAcgagaaaatgattttgggttgTTCTCTATGCAGTTTGTTCGCCGTCATGGGCTTCATTTGGTTGGAACCACAACCACTTGGTTCTTGCTAGATATTGCTTTCTACAGCCAGAATCTATTTCAGAAGGACATTTTCAGTGCCATTGGTTGGATTCCTAAGGCAAAAGAAATGAGTGCCCTTGATGAGGTATTTCGAATTGCGAGGGCACAAACTCTTATAGCTCTATGCAGCACTGTGCCAGGGTATTGGTTTACCGTGGCTTTCATTGATAAGATCGGGAGGTTCGCAATTCAATTGATGGGGTTTTTCTTCATGACTGTCTTCATGTTTGCCTTGGCCATTCCTTACCATCACTGGACCTTAAAAGCCAACCGAATTGGGTTTGTTGTGATGTACTCCCTTACATTTTTCTTCGCCAATTTTGGTCCAAATGCCACTACATTCGTGGTCCCTGCAGAGATTTTCCCGGCAAGGCTAAGGTCAACATGTCATGGTATATCAGCTGCAGCCGGAAAGGCTGGTGCAATAGTTGGGGCATTTGGATTTCAGTATGCAGAAAAGGGTGTTGGAGTAAGAAATACACTCATAATCCTCGGTGTGGTCAACTTTCTTGGAATTGTATTTACATTCTTAGTGCCTGAATCAAAAGGAAGATCATTGGAGGAAATGTCTGGTGAAGCTGAGGAAGAACATGGAGCTGCTACAGACCCAAGGAAGTTGGCTGGTCAAGACCTTAGAACTTAA